One genomic segment of Pongo pygmaeus isolate AG05252 chromosome 19, NHGRI_mPonPyg2-v2.0_pri, whole genome shotgun sequence includes these proteins:
- the P2RX5 gene encoding P2X purinoceptor 5 isoform X6, whose protein sequence is MGQAGCKGLCLSLFDYKTEKYVIAKNKKVGLLYRLLQASILAYLVVWVFLIKKGYQDVDTSLQSAVITKVKGVAFTNTSDLGQRIWDVADYVIPAQGENVFFVVTNLIVTPNQRQNICAENEGIPDGACSKDSDCHPGEAVTAGNGVKTGRCLRRENAARGTCEIFAWCPLETSSRPEEPFLKEAEDFTIFIKNHIRFPKFNFSKSNVMDVKDRAFLKSCHFGPKNHYCPIFRLGSVIRWAGSDFQDIALEGGVIGINIEWNCDLDKAASECHPHYSFSRLDNKLSKSVSSGYNFRFARYYRDAAGVEFRTLMKAYGIRFDVMVNGKAGKFSIIPTIINVGSGVALMGAGAFFCDLVLIYLIKKREFYRDKKYEEVRST, encoded by the exons ATGGGGCAGGCGGGCTGCAAGGGGCTCTGCCTGTCGTTGTTCGACTACAAGACCGAGAAGTATGTCATCGCCAAGAACAAGAAGGTGGGCCTGCTGTACCGGCTGCTGCAGGCCTCCATCCTGGCGTACCTGGTGGT ATGGGTGTTCCTGATAAAGAAGGGTTACCAAGACGTCGACACCTCCCTGCAGAGTGCTGTCATCACCAAAGTCAAGGGCGTGGCCTTCACCAACACCTCGGATCTCGGGCAGCGGATCTGGGATGTCGCCGACTACGTCATTCCAGCCCAG GGAGAGAACGTCTTTTTTGTGGTCACCAACCTGATCGTGACCCCCAACCAGCGGCAGAACATCTGTGCTGAG AATGAAGGCATTCCTGATGGCGCGTGCTCCAAGGACAGCGACTGCCACCCCGGGGAGGCGGTTACAGCTGGAAACG GAGTGAAGACCGGCCGCTGCCTGCGGAGAGAGAACGCGGCCAGAGGCACCTGTGAAATCTTTGCCTGGTGCCCGTTGGAGACAAGCTCCAGGCCGGA GGAGCCATTCCTGAAGGAGGCCGAAGACTTCACCATTTTCATAAAGAACCACATCCGTTTCCCCAAATTCAACTTCTCCAA GAGCAATGTGATGGACGTCAAGGACAGAGCTTTCCTGAAATCATGCCACTTTGGCCCCAAGAACCACTACTGCCCCATCTTCCGACTGGGCTCCGTGATCCGCTGGGCTGGGAGCGACTTCCAGGATATAGCCCTGGAG GGTGGTGTGATAGGAATTAATATTGAATGGAACTGTGATCTTGATAAAGCTGCCTCTGAGTGCCACCCTCACTATTCTTTTAGCCGTCTGGACAATAAGCTTTCAAAGTCTGTCTCCTCCGGGTACAACTTCAG ATTTGCCAGATATTACCGAGACGCAGCCGGGGTGGAGTTCCGCACCCTGATGAAAGCCTATGGGATCCGCTTTGACGTGATGGTGAACGGCAAG GCAGGGAAGTTCAGCATCATTCCCACCATCATCAACGTGGGCTCTGGGGTGGCGCTCATGGGTGCT GGTGCTTTCTTCTGCGACCTGGTACTCATCTACCTCATCAAAAAGAGAGAGTTTTACCGTGACAAGAAGTACGAGGAAGTGAG GAGCACGTGA
- the P2RX5 gene encoding P2X purinoceptor 5 isoform X2 yields MGQAGCKGLCLSLFDYKTEKYVIAKNKKVGLLYRLLQASILAYLVVWVFLIKKGYQDVDTSLQSAVITKVKGVAFTNTSDLGQRIWDVADYVIPAQGENVFFVVTNLIVTPNQRQNICAENEGIPDGACSKDSDCHPGEAVTAGNGVKTGRCLRRENAARGTCEIFAWCPLETSSRPEEPFLKEAEDFTIFIKNHIRFPKFNFSKSNVMDVKDRAFLKSCHFGPKNHYCPIFRLGSVIRWAGSDFQDIALEGGVIGINIEWNCDLDKAASECHPHYSFSRLDNKLSKSVSSGYNFRFARYYRDAAGVEFRTLMKAYGIRFDVMVNGKAGKFSIIPTIINVGSGVALMGAGAFFCDLVLIYLIKKREFYRDKKYEEVRGLEDSSQEAEDEASGLGLSEQLTSGPGLLGMPEQQELQDLPEAKRGSSGQKGNGSVCPQLLEPHRPRTPSASPLHQE; encoded by the exons ATGGGGCAGGCGGGCTGCAAGGGGCTCTGCCTGTCGTTGTTCGACTACAAGACCGAGAAGTATGTCATCGCCAAGAACAAGAAGGTGGGCCTGCTGTACCGGCTGCTGCAGGCCTCCATCCTGGCGTACCTGGTGGT ATGGGTGTTCCTGATAAAGAAGGGTTACCAAGACGTCGACACCTCCCTGCAGAGTGCTGTCATCACCAAAGTCAAGGGCGTGGCCTTCACCAACACCTCGGATCTCGGGCAGCGGATCTGGGATGTCGCCGACTACGTCATTCCAGCCCAG GGAGAGAACGTCTTTTTTGTGGTCACCAACCTGATCGTGACCCCCAACCAGCGGCAGAACATCTGTGCTGAG AATGAAGGCATTCCTGATGGCGCGTGCTCCAAGGACAGCGACTGCCACCCCGGGGAGGCGGTTACAGCTGGAAACG GAGTGAAGACCGGCCGCTGCCTGCGGAGAGAGAACGCGGCCAGAGGCACCTGTGAAATCTTTGCCTGGTGCCCGTTGGAGACAAGCTCCAGGCCGGA GGAGCCATTCCTGAAGGAGGCCGAAGACTTCACCATTTTCATAAAGAACCACATCCGTTTCCCCAAATTCAACTTCTCCAA GAGCAATGTGATGGACGTCAAGGACAGAGCTTTCCTGAAATCATGCCACTTTGGCCCCAAGAACCACTACTGCCCCATCTTCCGACTGGGCTCCGTGATCCGCTGGGCTGGGAGCGACTTCCAGGATATAGCCCTGGAG GGTGGTGTGATAGGAATTAATATTGAATGGAACTGTGATCTTGATAAAGCTGCCTCTGAGTGCCACCCTCACTATTCTTTTAGCCGTCTGGACAATAAGCTTTCAAAGTCTGTCTCCTCCGGGTACAACTTCAG ATTTGCCAGATATTACCGAGACGCAGCCGGGGTGGAGTTCCGCACCCTGATGAAAGCCTATGGGATCCGCTTTGACGTGATGGTGAACGGCAAG GCAGGGAAGTTCAGCATCATTCCCACCATCATCAACGTGGGCTCTGGGGTGGCGCTCATGGGTGCT GGTGCTTTCTTCTGCGACCTGGTACTCATCTACCTCATCAAAAAGAGAGAGTTTTACCGTGACAAGAAGTACGAGGAAGTGAG GGGCCTAGAAGACAGTTCCCAGGAGGCCGAGGATGAGGCATCGGGGCTGGGGCTATCTGAGCAGCTCACATCTGGGCCGGGGCTGCTGGGGATGCCGGAGCAGCAGGAGCTACAGGACCTGCCTGAGGCAAAGCGGGGAAGCAGCGGCCAGAAGGGGAACGGATCTGTGTGCCCACAGCTCCTGGAGCCCCACAG GCCGAGGACTCCCTCTGCTTCTCCCTTACACCAGGAATGA
- the P2RX5 gene encoding P2X purinoceptor 5 isoform X3: MGQAGCKGLCLSLFDYKTEKYVIAKNKKVGLLYRLLQASILAYLVVWVFLIKKGYQDVDTSLQSAVITKVKGVAFTNTSDLGQRIWDVADYVIPAQGENVFFVVTNLIVTPNQRQNICAENEGIPDGACSKDSDCHPGEAVTAGNGVKTGRCLRRENAARGTCEIFAWCPLETSSRPEEPFLKEAEDFTIFIKNHIRFPKFNFSKSNVMDVKDRAFLKSCHFGPKNHYCPIFRLGSVIRWAGSDFQDIALEGGVIGINIEWNCDLDKAASECHPHYSFSRLDNKLSKSVSSGYNFRFARYYRDAAGVEFRTLMKAYGIRFDVMVNGKAGKFSIIPTIINVGSGVALMGAGAFFCDLVLIYLIKKREFYRDKKYEEVRGLEDSSQEAEDEASGLGLSEQLTSGPGLLGMPEQQELQDLPEAKRGSSGQKGNGSVCPQLLEPHRST; the protein is encoded by the exons ATGGGGCAGGCGGGCTGCAAGGGGCTCTGCCTGTCGTTGTTCGACTACAAGACCGAGAAGTATGTCATCGCCAAGAACAAGAAGGTGGGCCTGCTGTACCGGCTGCTGCAGGCCTCCATCCTGGCGTACCTGGTGGT ATGGGTGTTCCTGATAAAGAAGGGTTACCAAGACGTCGACACCTCCCTGCAGAGTGCTGTCATCACCAAAGTCAAGGGCGTGGCCTTCACCAACACCTCGGATCTCGGGCAGCGGATCTGGGATGTCGCCGACTACGTCATTCCAGCCCAG GGAGAGAACGTCTTTTTTGTGGTCACCAACCTGATCGTGACCCCCAACCAGCGGCAGAACATCTGTGCTGAG AATGAAGGCATTCCTGATGGCGCGTGCTCCAAGGACAGCGACTGCCACCCCGGGGAGGCGGTTACAGCTGGAAACG GAGTGAAGACCGGCCGCTGCCTGCGGAGAGAGAACGCGGCCAGAGGCACCTGTGAAATCTTTGCCTGGTGCCCGTTGGAGACAAGCTCCAGGCCGGA GGAGCCATTCCTGAAGGAGGCCGAAGACTTCACCATTTTCATAAAGAACCACATCCGTTTCCCCAAATTCAACTTCTCCAA GAGCAATGTGATGGACGTCAAGGACAGAGCTTTCCTGAAATCATGCCACTTTGGCCCCAAGAACCACTACTGCCCCATCTTCCGACTGGGCTCCGTGATCCGCTGGGCTGGGAGCGACTTCCAGGATATAGCCCTGGAG GGTGGTGTGATAGGAATTAATATTGAATGGAACTGTGATCTTGATAAAGCTGCCTCTGAGTGCCACCCTCACTATTCTTTTAGCCGTCTGGACAATAAGCTTTCAAAGTCTGTCTCCTCCGGGTACAACTTCAG ATTTGCCAGATATTACCGAGACGCAGCCGGGGTGGAGTTCCGCACCCTGATGAAAGCCTATGGGATCCGCTTTGACGTGATGGTGAACGGCAAG GCAGGGAAGTTCAGCATCATTCCCACCATCATCAACGTGGGCTCTGGGGTGGCGCTCATGGGTGCT GGTGCTTTCTTCTGCGACCTGGTACTCATCTACCTCATCAAAAAGAGAGAGTTTTACCGTGACAAGAAGTACGAGGAAGTGAG GGGCCTAGAAGACAGTTCCCAGGAGGCCGAGGATGAGGCATCGGGGCTGGGGCTATCTGAGCAGCTCACATCTGGGCCGGGGCTGCTGGGGATGCCGGAGCAGCAGGAGCTACAGGACCTGCCTGAGGCAAAGCGGGGAAGCAGCGGCCAGAAGGGGAACGGATCTGTGTGCCCACAGCTCCTGGAGCCCCACAG GAGCACGTGA
- the P2RX5 gene encoding P2X purinoceptor 5 isoform X1 encodes MGQAGCKGLCLSLFDYKTEKYVIAKNKKVGLLYRLLQASILAYLVVWVFLIKKGYQDVDTSLQSAVITKVKGVAFTNTSDLGQRIWDVADYVIPAQGENVFFVVTNLIVTPNQRQNICAENEGIPDGACSKDSDCHPGEAVTAGNGVKTGRCLRRENAARGTCEIFAWCPLETSSRPEEPFLKEAEDFTIFIKNHIRFPKFNFSKSNVMDVKDRAFLKSCHFGPKNHYCPIFRLGSVIRWAGSDFQDIALEGGVIGINIEWNCDLDKAASECHPHYSFSRLDNKLSKSVSSGYNFRFARYYRDAAGVEFRTLMKAYGIRFDVMVNGKAGKFSIIPTIINVGSGVALMGAGAFFCDLVLIYLIKKREFYRDKKYEEVRGLEDSSQEAEDEASGLGLSEQLTSGPGLLGMPEQQELQDLPEAKRGSSGQKGNGSVCPQLLEPHRSGHLQNAQVNLEQLQTVET; translated from the exons ATGGGGCAGGCGGGCTGCAAGGGGCTCTGCCTGTCGTTGTTCGACTACAAGACCGAGAAGTATGTCATCGCCAAGAACAAGAAGGTGGGCCTGCTGTACCGGCTGCTGCAGGCCTCCATCCTGGCGTACCTGGTGGT ATGGGTGTTCCTGATAAAGAAGGGTTACCAAGACGTCGACACCTCCCTGCAGAGTGCTGTCATCACCAAAGTCAAGGGCGTGGCCTTCACCAACACCTCGGATCTCGGGCAGCGGATCTGGGATGTCGCCGACTACGTCATTCCAGCCCAG GGAGAGAACGTCTTTTTTGTGGTCACCAACCTGATCGTGACCCCCAACCAGCGGCAGAACATCTGTGCTGAG AATGAAGGCATTCCTGATGGCGCGTGCTCCAAGGACAGCGACTGCCACCCCGGGGAGGCGGTTACAGCTGGAAACG GAGTGAAGACCGGCCGCTGCCTGCGGAGAGAGAACGCGGCCAGAGGCACCTGTGAAATCTTTGCCTGGTGCCCGTTGGAGACAAGCTCCAGGCCGGA GGAGCCATTCCTGAAGGAGGCCGAAGACTTCACCATTTTCATAAAGAACCACATCCGTTTCCCCAAATTCAACTTCTCCAA GAGCAATGTGATGGACGTCAAGGACAGAGCTTTCCTGAAATCATGCCACTTTGGCCCCAAGAACCACTACTGCCCCATCTTCCGACTGGGCTCCGTGATCCGCTGGGCTGGGAGCGACTTCCAGGATATAGCCCTGGAG GGTGGTGTGATAGGAATTAATATTGAATGGAACTGTGATCTTGATAAAGCTGCCTCTGAGTGCCACCCTCACTATTCTTTTAGCCGTCTGGACAATAAGCTTTCAAAGTCTGTCTCCTCCGGGTACAACTTCAG ATTTGCCAGATATTACCGAGACGCAGCCGGGGTGGAGTTCCGCACCCTGATGAAAGCCTATGGGATCCGCTTTGACGTGATGGTGAACGGCAAG GCAGGGAAGTTCAGCATCATTCCCACCATCATCAACGTGGGCTCTGGGGTGGCGCTCATGGGTGCT GGTGCTTTCTTCTGCGACCTGGTACTCATCTACCTCATCAAAAAGAGAGAGTTTTACCGTGACAAGAAGTACGAGGAAGTGAG GGGCCTAGAAGACAGTTCCCAGGAGGCCGAGGATGAGGCATCGGGGCTGGGGCTATCTGAGCAGCTCACATCTGGGCCGGGGCTGCTGGGGATGCCGGAGCAGCAGGAGCTACAGGACCTGCCTGAGGCAAAGCGGGGAAGCAGCGGCCAGAAGGGGAACGGATCTGTGTGCCCACAGCTCCTGGAGCCCCACAG GTCTGGCCATTTGCAGAATGCACAGGTGAATTTGGAGCAGCTGCAGACAGTGGAGACGTAG
- the EMC6 gene encoding ER membrane protein complex subunit 6: protein MAAVVAKREGPPFISEAAVRGNAAVLDYCRTSVSALSGATAGILGLTGLYGFIFYLLASVLLSLLLILKAGRRWNKYFKSRRPLFTGGLIGGLFTYVLFWTFLYGMVHVY from the coding sequence ATGGCCGCGGTGGTGGCCAAGCGGGAAGGGCCGCCGTTCATCAGCGAGGCGGCCGTGCGGGGCAACGCCGCCGTCCTGGATTATTGCCGGACCTCGGTGTCAGCGCTGTCGGGGGCCACGGCCGGCATCCTCGGCCTCACCGGCCTCTACGGCTTCATCTTCTACCTGCTTGCCTCCGTCCTGCTCTCCCTGCTCCTCATTCTCAAGGCGGGAAGGAGGTGGAACAAATATTTCAAATCACGGAGACCTCTCTTTACAGGAGGCCTCATCGGGGGCCTCTTCACCTACGTCCTGTTCTGGACGTTCCTCTACGGCATGGTGCACGTCTACTGA
- the TAX1BP3 gene encoding tax1-binding protein 3 codes for MSYIPGQPVTAVVQRVEIHKLRQGENLILGFSIGGGIDQDPSQNPFSEDKTDKGIYVTRVSEGGPAEIAGLQIGDKIMQVNGWDMTMVTHDQARKRLTKRSEEVVRLLVTRQSLQKAVQQSMLS; via the exons ATGTCCTACATCCCGGGCCAGCCGGTCACCGCCGTGGTG CAAAGAGTTGAAATTCACAAGCTGCGTCAAGGTGAGAACTTAATCCTGGGTTTCAGCATTGGAGGTGGAATCGACCAGGATCCTTCCCAGAATCCCTTCTCCGAAGACAAGACGGACAAG GGTATTTATGTCACACGGGTGTCCGAAGGAGGCCCTGCTGAAATCGCTGGGCTGCAGATTGGAGACAAGATCATGCAG GTGAACGGCTGGGACATGACCATGGTCACACATGACCAGGCCCGGAAGCGGCTCACCAAGCGCTCGGAGGAGGTGGTGCGCCTGCTGGTGACGCGGCAGTCGCTGCAGAAGGCCGTGCAGCAGTCCATGCTGTCCTAG
- the P2RX5 gene encoding P2X purinoceptor 5 isoform X4: MGQAGCKGLCLSLFDYKTEKYVIAKNKKVGLLYRLLQASILAYLVVWVFLIKKGYQDVDTSLQSAVITKVKGVAFTNTSDLGQRIWDVADYVIPAQGENVFFVVTNLIVTPNQRQNICAENEGIPDGACSKDSDCHPGEAVTAGNGVKTGRCLRRENAARGTCEIFAWCPLETSSRPEEPFLKEAEDFTIFIKNHIRFPKFNFSKSNVMDVKDRAFLKSCHFGPKNHYCPIFRLGSVIRWAGSDFQDIALEGGVIGINIEWNCDLDKAASECHPHYSFSRLDNKLSKSVSSGYNFRFARYYRDAAGVEFRTLMKAYGIRFDVMVNGKAGKFSIIPTIINVGSGVALMGAGAFFCDLVLIYLIKKREFYRDKKYEEVRGLEDSSQEAEDEASGLGLSEQLTSGPGLLGMPEQQELQDLPEAKRGSSGQKGNGSVCPQLLEPHR, encoded by the exons ATGGGGCAGGCGGGCTGCAAGGGGCTCTGCCTGTCGTTGTTCGACTACAAGACCGAGAAGTATGTCATCGCCAAGAACAAGAAGGTGGGCCTGCTGTACCGGCTGCTGCAGGCCTCCATCCTGGCGTACCTGGTGGT ATGGGTGTTCCTGATAAAGAAGGGTTACCAAGACGTCGACACCTCCCTGCAGAGTGCTGTCATCACCAAAGTCAAGGGCGTGGCCTTCACCAACACCTCGGATCTCGGGCAGCGGATCTGGGATGTCGCCGACTACGTCATTCCAGCCCAG GGAGAGAACGTCTTTTTTGTGGTCACCAACCTGATCGTGACCCCCAACCAGCGGCAGAACATCTGTGCTGAG AATGAAGGCATTCCTGATGGCGCGTGCTCCAAGGACAGCGACTGCCACCCCGGGGAGGCGGTTACAGCTGGAAACG GAGTGAAGACCGGCCGCTGCCTGCGGAGAGAGAACGCGGCCAGAGGCACCTGTGAAATCTTTGCCTGGTGCCCGTTGGAGACAAGCTCCAGGCCGGA GGAGCCATTCCTGAAGGAGGCCGAAGACTTCACCATTTTCATAAAGAACCACATCCGTTTCCCCAAATTCAACTTCTCCAA GAGCAATGTGATGGACGTCAAGGACAGAGCTTTCCTGAAATCATGCCACTTTGGCCCCAAGAACCACTACTGCCCCATCTTCCGACTGGGCTCCGTGATCCGCTGGGCTGGGAGCGACTTCCAGGATATAGCCCTGGAG GGTGGTGTGATAGGAATTAATATTGAATGGAACTGTGATCTTGATAAAGCTGCCTCTGAGTGCCACCCTCACTATTCTTTTAGCCGTCTGGACAATAAGCTTTCAAAGTCTGTCTCCTCCGGGTACAACTTCAG ATTTGCCAGATATTACCGAGACGCAGCCGGGGTGGAGTTCCGCACCCTGATGAAAGCCTATGGGATCCGCTTTGACGTGATGGTGAACGGCAAG GCAGGGAAGTTCAGCATCATTCCCACCATCATCAACGTGGGCTCTGGGGTGGCGCTCATGGGTGCT GGTGCTTTCTTCTGCGACCTGGTACTCATCTACCTCATCAAAAAGAGAGAGTTTTACCGTGACAAGAAGTACGAGGAAGTGAG GGGCCTAGAAGACAGTTCCCAGGAGGCCGAGGATGAGGCATCGGGGCTGGGGCTATCTGAGCAGCTCACATCTGGGCCGGGGCTGCTGGGGATGCCGGAGCAGCAGGAGCTACAGGACCTGCCTGAGGCAAAGCGGGGAAGCAGCGGCCAGAAGGGGAACGGATCTGTGTGCCCACAGCTCCTGGAGCCCCACAGGTGA
- the P2RX5 gene encoding P2X purinoceptor 5 isoform X5 — translation MGQAGCKGLCLSLFDYKTEKYVIAKNKKVGLLYRLLQASILAYLVVWVFLIKKGYQDVDTSLQSAVITKVKGVAFTNTSDLGQRIWDVADYVIPAQGENVFFVVTNLIVTPNQRQNICAENEGIPDGACSKDSDCHPGEAVTAGNGVKTGRCLRRENAARGTCEIFAWCPLETSSRPEEPFLKEAEDFTIFIKNHIRFPKFNFSNRLDNKLSKSVSSGYNFRFARYYRDAAGVEFRTLMKAYGIRFDVMVNGKAGKFSIIPTIINVGSGVALMGAGAFFCDLVLIYLIKKREFYRDKKYEEVRGLEDSSQEAEDEASGLGLSEQLTSGPGLLGMPEQQELQDLPEAKRGSSGQKGNGSVCPQLLEPHRSGHLQNAQVNLEQLQTVET, via the exons ATGGGGCAGGCGGGCTGCAAGGGGCTCTGCCTGTCGTTGTTCGACTACAAGACCGAGAAGTATGTCATCGCCAAGAACAAGAAGGTGGGCCTGCTGTACCGGCTGCTGCAGGCCTCCATCCTGGCGTACCTGGTGGT ATGGGTGTTCCTGATAAAGAAGGGTTACCAAGACGTCGACACCTCCCTGCAGAGTGCTGTCATCACCAAAGTCAAGGGCGTGGCCTTCACCAACACCTCGGATCTCGGGCAGCGGATCTGGGATGTCGCCGACTACGTCATTCCAGCCCAG GGAGAGAACGTCTTTTTTGTGGTCACCAACCTGATCGTGACCCCCAACCAGCGGCAGAACATCTGTGCTGAG AATGAAGGCATTCCTGATGGCGCGTGCTCCAAGGACAGCGACTGCCACCCCGGGGAGGCGGTTACAGCTGGAAACG GAGTGAAGACCGGCCGCTGCCTGCGGAGAGAGAACGCGGCCAGAGGCACCTGTGAAATCTTTGCCTGGTGCCCGTTGGAGACAAGCTCCAGGCCGGA GGAGCCATTCCTGAAGGAGGCCGAAGACTTCACCATTTTCATAAAGAACCACATCCGTTTCCCCAAATTCAACTTCTCCAA CCGTCTGGACAATAAGCTTTCAAAGTCTGTCTCCTCCGGGTACAACTTCAG ATTTGCCAGATATTACCGAGACGCAGCCGGGGTGGAGTTCCGCACCCTGATGAAAGCCTATGGGATCCGCTTTGACGTGATGGTGAACGGCAAG GCAGGGAAGTTCAGCATCATTCCCACCATCATCAACGTGGGCTCTGGGGTGGCGCTCATGGGTGCT GGTGCTTTCTTCTGCGACCTGGTACTCATCTACCTCATCAAAAAGAGAGAGTTTTACCGTGACAAGAAGTACGAGGAAGTGAG GGGCCTAGAAGACAGTTCCCAGGAGGCCGAGGATGAGGCATCGGGGCTGGGGCTATCTGAGCAGCTCACATCTGGGCCGGGGCTGCTGGGGATGCCGGAGCAGCAGGAGCTACAGGACCTGCCTGAGGCAAAGCGGGGAAGCAGCGGCCAGAAGGGGAACGGATCTGTGTGCCCACAGCTCCTGGAGCCCCACAG GTCTGGCCATTTGCAGAATGCACAGGTGAATTTGGAGCAGCTGCAGACAGTGGAGACGTAG